In Aegilops tauschii subsp. strangulata cultivar AL8/78 chromosome 3, Aet v6.0, whole genome shotgun sequence, one genomic interval encodes:
- the LOC141020800 gene encoding uncharacterized protein, giving the protein MQRWEAPEDGWIKGNADGAVAKQRNNGGGGVILRDHQGAFLAAAGFFFPHCTDPEGAEIRACLELLRLARNQNVQRILVELDCQAAVQMINSQERNLSAVGPWVQEIKGLLEEFLDFRVVWTRRSANEAAHKLARVSVGDERSRVWVGVPPDFILDIVANDIPNLF; this is encoded by the coding sequence ATGCAGCGATGGGAGGCGCCTGAGGATGGTTGGATTAAAGGGAATGCGGACGGGGCAGTTGCCAAGCAGCGAAACAATGGAGGTGGGGGCGTCATTCTGCGTGATCACCAGGGTGCTTTCTTGGCGGCAGCTGGTTTTTTCTTCCCCCACTGTACTGATCCGGAAGGAGCTGAAATTAGGGCTTGCCTGGAACTGCTTCGGCTGGCTAGGAATCAGAATGTGCAGCGGATTCTGGTGGAGCTGGACTGTCAGGCTGCTGTTCAGATGATCAATTCTCAGGAAAGGAACCTGTCGGCTGTTGGCCCATGGGTGCAGGAAATAAAGGGTTTGCTAGAGGAGTTCCTGGACTTCAGAGTTGTGTGGACTCGTCGATCTGCGAACGAGGCAGCTCACAAGCTGGCTAGGGTTAGTGTAGGAGACGAGAGGTCTCGGGTCTGGGTCGGTGTTCCTCCAGATTTCATTCTGGATATTGTAGCTAATGACATTCCAAACTTGTTTTAA